In Lonchura striata isolate bLonStr1 chromosome 2, bLonStr1.mat, whole genome shotgun sequence, a single genomic region encodes these proteins:
- the PRDM15 gene encoding PR domain zinc finger protein 15 isoform X3 translates to MAEDGSEEIMFIWCEDCGQYHDSECPELGPVVTVKDSFVLSRARSSLPSNLEIRQLEDGTEGVFALTQLVKRTQFGPFECKRVLKLEKESVFPLKVFQKEGPLVYFDTTNEDDCNWMMMVRPATEYEHQNLTAFQHDNDIYFTTCQDIPPGTELRVWYAAFYAKKMEKPVLKQVTSVANDTSLVAMESDKEGNNKVSSKPSSAVLPHKKNKKSSILAADPAVNTPEGSGTAEAKPSLWTCKVCSSAFQEPQLLTEHLLSHLEQAKGASPSSQNDAEKAEKAAEAVPADQPVASDAASASTDSRRKARRGRKAKTAKVETPLVIDEEKDSAVERVADAVTEVPPEEVALPPAPEEKIMDLVLGKMPSTTNSISSVTKFAHHQNTMSLKRSLILSSRHGIRRKLIKQLGEHKRVYQCSICSKIFQNSSNLSRHIRSHGDKLFKCEECAKLFSRKESLKQHVSYKHSRNEVDSEYRYKCTTCEKAFRIESALEFHNCRTDDKTFQCEMCFRFFSTNSNLSKHKKKHGDKKFACEICNKMFYRKDVMLDHQRRHLEGVRRVKREDFEHSTESMVRYKKEPSGCPVCGKVFSCRSNMNKHLLTHGDKKYTCEICGRKFFRVDVLRDHIHVHFKDIALMDDHQREEFIGKIGISSEENDDNSDESADSEPHKYSCKRCQLTFGRGKEYLKHIMDVHKEKGYGCSICNRRFALKATYHAHMVIHRENLPDPNVQKYIHPCEICGRIFNSIGNLERHKLIHTGVKSHACEQCGKSFARKDMLKEHMRVHDNIREYLCAECGKGMKTKHALRHHMKLHKGIKEYECKECHRKFAQKVNMLKHYKRHTGIKDFMCELCGKTFSERNTMETHKLIHTVGKQWTCSVCDKKYVTDYMLQKHIQLTHDKVEAQSCQLCGTKVSTRASMSRHMRRKHPEILSVRIDDLEPLPETTTIDASSIGIVQPELALEQGELPEGKQHIKTPKRGQKRKQKSGEEEEAQVPEDPAFSEYTEKEGEFTGNVGDETNSAVQSIQQVVVTLNDPSVTAPSSSVGLTNITVTPITTAAGTQFTNLQPVAVGQLGTPERQLQLDNSILTVTFDTVSGSAVLHNRQSDIQLPPQPEAPNPQSVAHFINLTTLVNSIAPLGNQMSEQHPLSWRSVPQTDVLQPPAPATPQQPGQQPVQTEQQQQQMYSY, encoded by the exons GGTGCGAGGACTGTGGGCAGTACCACGATTCAGAGTGTCCTGAGCTGGGCCCAGTGGTGACAGTCAAAGACTCCTTTGTACTGAGCAGGGCAAG ATCATCTCTGCCTTCTAATCTGGAGATAAGACAGCTGGAGGATGGGACTGAGGGAGTGTTTGCTCTGACTCAGCTGGTGAAACGTACCCAGTTTGGCCCCTTTGAATGCAAGAGAGTTCTCAAGCTGGAGAAAGAATCAGTTTTCCCCCTGAAG GTGTTCCAGAAGGAAGGGCCCCTGGTGTATTTTGACACCACAAATGAAGATGATTGCAACTGGATGATGATGGTGCGCCCAGCCACCGAGTATGAGCATCAAAACTTAACAGCCTTCCAGCATGACAATGACATTTACTTCACCACCTGCCAGGACATCCCCCCAGGGACTGAGCTGCGAGTGTGGTATGCAGCTTTTTACgccaaaaaaatggaaaagccaGTGCTGAAGCAGGTCACTAGTGTTGCCAATG ATACATCCTTGGTAGCAATGGAGTCTGATAAAGAGGGGAATAATAAGGTCTCTTCAAAACCTTCATCTGCTGTCTTACCTcataagaaaaacaagaaatccAGCATACTAGCAGCTGATCCAGCAG TGAACACTCCAGAAGGCAGTGGAACAGCAGAAGCAAAGCCCAGCCTGTGGACGTGTAAAGTGTGTTCATCTGCTTTCCAAGAGCCCCAGCTGCTGACAG AGCACTTGCTGAGTCACCTGGAACAAGCCAAAGGTGCCTCCCCAAGCAGCCAAAATGATGCTGAGAAAGCAGAGAAGGCAGcagaggctgtgccagcagaTCAGCCAGTGGCAAGTGATGCAGCCAGTGCCAGCACAGACTCAAGGAGAAAGGccaggaggggaagaaaagcCAAAACAGCAAAAGTAGAAACACCTCTTGTCATTGATGAAGAGAAAGATTCTGCAG TGGAACGTGTGGCTGACGCTGTCACCGAGGTCCCTCCAGAGGAGGTGGCCCTGCCTCCAGCTCCAGAAGAGAAGATTATGGACTTGGTTTTAGGAAAGATGCCCAGCACCACAAACAGCATCAGCTCAGTGACAAA GTTTGCTCATCACCAAAACACCATGTCCCTCAAAAGAAGTTTAATTCTCTCCAGTAGACACGGGATTCGGCGGAAGCTGATAAAGCAGCTGGGGGAGCACAAgagggtctatcagtgcagcatcTGCAGTAAGATCTTCCAGAACAGCAGCAACCTCAGCAGGCACATCCGTTCTCATG GTGACAAACTGTTTAAATGTGAGGAATGTGCAAAGCTGTTCAGCAGGAAGGAGAGCTTGAAGCAGCACGTTTCATACAAGCACAGCAGGAATGAA GTGGACAGTGAGTACAGATACAAGTGCACCACATGTGAAAAGGCCTTTCGGATAGAGAGTGCATTGGAATTCCACAACTGCAGGACAG ATGACAAGACATTCCAGTGTGAGATGTGTTTCAGATTCTTCTCTACAAACAGCAACCTttcaaaacacaagaaaaagcaCGGGGATAAGAAGTTTGCATGTGAGATCTGCAATAAGATGTTCTACAGGAAGGATGTCATGCTGGACCATCAGAGGCGGCACTTGGAAG GGGTGAGGCGTGTGAAGAGAGAAGACTTTGAGCACAGCACGGAGAGCATGGTTCGCTACAAGAAGGAGCCCTCGGGGTGCCCCGTGTGTGGGAAG gTATTTTCATGTAGGAGCAATATGAACAAACACCTTCTAACACACGGAGACAAGAAATACACCTGTGAGATATGTGGACGTAAATTTTTCAGGGTGGATGTCTTGAGAGATCATATTCATGTCCATTTTAAG GATATAGCCCTAATGGACGATCACCAGAGGGAAGAGTTCATTGGTAAAATTGGAATCTCATCAGAGGAAAACGATGACAATTCTGATGAAAGTGCAGATTCAGAGCCTCACAAGTATAGCTGCAAAAGGTGCCAG CTGACCTTTGGCAGAGGGAAGGAGTACCTGAAGCACATCATGGACGTGCACAAGGAGAAGGGTTACGGCTGCAGCATCTGCAACCGGCGCTTCGCCTTGAAGGCCACGTACCACGCGCACATGGTCATCCACAGGGAGAACCTGCCCGACCCCAACGTGCAGAA ATACATCCATCCATGTGAAATTTGTGGCAGGATTTTTAACAGTATAGGAAATCTGGAAAGACATAAGCTTATACATACAG gtGTAAAAAGTCATGCTTGTGAGCAATGTGGCAAATCATTTGctagaaaagacatgttaaaaGAACATATGCGAGTCCATGATAATATCCGAGAATACTTGTGTGCAGAGTGTGGCAAAG GAATGAAGACAAAACATGCTCTTCGTCACCACATGAAGCTTCACAAGGGGATTAAGGAATACGAGTGCAAGGAATGTCACCGAAAATTTGCACAGAAAGTCAACATGCTGAAACATTACAAGAGACACACAG GAATCAAAGATTTCATGTGTGAGCTCTGTGGCAAGACGTTCAGCGAGAGAAACACAATGGAGACTCACAAGTTGATTCATACAG TAGGAAAACAGTGGACGTGTTCAGTGTGTGATAAGAAGTATGTCACTGATTACATGCTGCAGAAGCACATCCAGCTCACCCATGACAAGGTGGAAGCCCAGAGCTGTCAGCTGTGTGGGACAAAAGTTTCTACCAGAGCATCCATGAGTCGACACATGAGGCGTAAACACCCAGAG ATTCTTTCAGTGAGGATTGATGATTTAGAGCCGCTGCCAGAGACAACCACCATTGATGCCTCTtcaattgggattgttcag CCGGAATTAGCCTTGGAACAGGGTGAACTACCAGAAGGGAAGCAGCACATAAAAACTCCTAAACGTGGCCAGAAACGAAAACAAAAGtcaggtgaggaggaggaagctcaAGTGCCTGAGGACCCTGCCTTCAGTGAATACACAGAGAAGGAAGGTGAATTCACAGGGAATGTTGGAGATGAGACTAATTCAGCTGTACAGAGCATCCAACAg GTGGTGGTGACCCTCAATGACCCCAGCGTCACAGCCCCCTCCAGCTCCGTGGGACTCACCAACATCACCGTCACCCCCATCACCACGGCAGCTGGCACCCAGTTCACCAACCTGCAgcccgtggccgtgggccagcTGGGCACCCCGGAGCgccagctgcagctggacaaCTCCATCCTGACCGTCACCTTCGACACGGTCAGCGGCTCGGCCGTGCTGCACAACCGCCAGAGCGACATCCAGCTCCCGCCGCAGCCCGAGGCGCCCAACCCCCAGTCCGTGGCCCATTTCATAAACCTGACCACCCTGGTGAACTCCATTGCTCCCCTGGGGAACCAGATGTCAGAACAGCACCCCCTGAGCTGGAGGTCAGTGCCTCAGACTGATGTCCTGCAGCCCCCGGCGCCGGCCACGCCGCAGCAGCCGGGCCAGCAGCCCGTTcagacagagcagcagcagcagcagatgtaCAGCTACTAA
- the PRDM15 gene encoding PR domain zinc finger protein 15 isoform X4: MAEDGSEEIMFIWCEDCGQYHDSECPELGPVVTVKDSFVLSRARSSLPSNLEIRQLEDGTEGVFALTQLVKRTQFGPFECKRVLKLEKESVFPLKVFQKEGPLVYFDTTNEDDCNWMMMVRPATEYEHQNLTAFQHDNDIYFTTCQDIPPGTELRVWYAAFYAKKMEKPVLKQVTSVANDTSLVAMESDKEGNNKVSSKPSSAVLPHKKNKKSSILAADPAVNTPEGSGTAEAKPSLWTCKVCSSAFQEPQLLTEHLLSHLEQAKGASPSSQNDAEKAEKAAEAVPADQPVASDAASASTDSRRKARRGRKAKTAKVETPLVIDEEKDSAVERVADAVTEVPPEEVALPPAPEEKIMDLVLGKMPSTTNSISSVTNRHGIRRKLIKQLGEHKRVYQCSICSKIFQNSSNLSRHIRSHGDKLFKCEECAKLFSRKESLKQHVSYKHSRNEVDSEYRYKCTTCEKAFRIESALEFHNCRTDDKTFQCEMCFRFFSTNSNLSKHKKKHGDKKFACEICNKMFYRKDVMLDHQRRHLEGVRRVKREDFEHSTESMVRYKKEPSGCPVCGKVFSCRSNMNKHLLTHGDKKYTCEICGRKFFRVDVLRDHIHVHFKDIALMDDHQREEFIGKIGISSEENDDNSDESADSEPHKYSCKRCQLTFGRGKEYLKHIMDVHKEKGYGCSICNRRFALKATYHAHMVIHRENLPDPNVQKYIHPCEICGRIFNSIGNLERHKLIHTGVKSHACEQCGKSFARKDMLKEHMRVHDNIREYLCAECGKGMKTKHALRHHMKLHKGIKEYECKECHRKFAQKVNMLKHYKRHTGIKDFMCELCGKTFSERNTMETHKLIHTVGKQWTCSVCDKKYVTDYMLQKHIQLTHDKVEAQSCQLCGTKVSTRASMSRHMRRKHPEILSVRIDDLEPLPETTTIDASSIGIVQPELALEQGELPEGKQHIKTPKRGQKRKQKSGEEEEAQVPEDPAFSEYTEKEGEFTGNVGDETNSAVQSIQQVVVTLNDPSVTAPSSSVGLTNITVTPITTAAGTQFTNLQPVAVGQLGTPERQLQLDNSILTVTFDTVSGSAVLHNRQSDIQLPPQPEAPNPQSVAHFINLTTLVNSIAPLGNQMSEQHPLSWRSVPQTDVLQPPAPATPQQPGQQPVQTEQQQQQMYSY; this comes from the exons GGTGCGAGGACTGTGGGCAGTACCACGATTCAGAGTGTCCTGAGCTGGGCCCAGTGGTGACAGTCAAAGACTCCTTTGTACTGAGCAGGGCAAG ATCATCTCTGCCTTCTAATCTGGAGATAAGACAGCTGGAGGATGGGACTGAGGGAGTGTTTGCTCTGACTCAGCTGGTGAAACGTACCCAGTTTGGCCCCTTTGAATGCAAGAGAGTTCTCAAGCTGGAGAAAGAATCAGTTTTCCCCCTGAAG GTGTTCCAGAAGGAAGGGCCCCTGGTGTATTTTGACACCACAAATGAAGATGATTGCAACTGGATGATGATGGTGCGCCCAGCCACCGAGTATGAGCATCAAAACTTAACAGCCTTCCAGCATGACAATGACATTTACTTCACCACCTGCCAGGACATCCCCCCAGGGACTGAGCTGCGAGTGTGGTATGCAGCTTTTTACgccaaaaaaatggaaaagccaGTGCTGAAGCAGGTCACTAGTGTTGCCAATG ATACATCCTTGGTAGCAATGGAGTCTGATAAAGAGGGGAATAATAAGGTCTCTTCAAAACCTTCATCTGCTGTCTTACCTcataagaaaaacaagaaatccAGCATACTAGCAGCTGATCCAGCAG TGAACACTCCAGAAGGCAGTGGAACAGCAGAAGCAAAGCCCAGCCTGTGGACGTGTAAAGTGTGTTCATCTGCTTTCCAAGAGCCCCAGCTGCTGACAG AGCACTTGCTGAGTCACCTGGAACAAGCCAAAGGTGCCTCCCCAAGCAGCCAAAATGATGCTGAGAAAGCAGAGAAGGCAGcagaggctgtgccagcagaTCAGCCAGTGGCAAGTGATGCAGCCAGTGCCAGCACAGACTCAAGGAGAAAGGccaggaggggaagaaaagcCAAAACAGCAAAAGTAGAAACACCTCTTGTCATTGATGAAGAGAAAGATTCTGCAG TGGAACGTGTGGCTGACGCTGTCACCGAGGTCCCTCCAGAGGAGGTGGCCCTGCCTCCAGCTCCAGAAGAGAAGATTATGGACTTGGTTTTAGGAAAGATGCCCAGCACCACAAACAGCATCAGCTCAGTGACAAA TAGACACGGGATTCGGCGGAAGCTGATAAAGCAGCTGGGGGAGCACAAgagggtctatcagtgcagcatcTGCAGTAAGATCTTCCAGAACAGCAGCAACCTCAGCAGGCACATCCGTTCTCATG GTGACAAACTGTTTAAATGTGAGGAATGTGCAAAGCTGTTCAGCAGGAAGGAGAGCTTGAAGCAGCACGTTTCATACAAGCACAGCAGGAATGAA GTGGACAGTGAGTACAGATACAAGTGCACCACATGTGAAAAGGCCTTTCGGATAGAGAGTGCATTGGAATTCCACAACTGCAGGACAG ATGACAAGACATTCCAGTGTGAGATGTGTTTCAGATTCTTCTCTACAAACAGCAACCTttcaaaacacaagaaaaagcaCGGGGATAAGAAGTTTGCATGTGAGATCTGCAATAAGATGTTCTACAGGAAGGATGTCATGCTGGACCATCAGAGGCGGCACTTGGAAG GGGTGAGGCGTGTGAAGAGAGAAGACTTTGAGCACAGCACGGAGAGCATGGTTCGCTACAAGAAGGAGCCCTCGGGGTGCCCCGTGTGTGGGAAG gTATTTTCATGTAGGAGCAATATGAACAAACACCTTCTAACACACGGAGACAAGAAATACACCTGTGAGATATGTGGACGTAAATTTTTCAGGGTGGATGTCTTGAGAGATCATATTCATGTCCATTTTAAG GATATAGCCCTAATGGACGATCACCAGAGGGAAGAGTTCATTGGTAAAATTGGAATCTCATCAGAGGAAAACGATGACAATTCTGATGAAAGTGCAGATTCAGAGCCTCACAAGTATAGCTGCAAAAGGTGCCAG CTGACCTTTGGCAGAGGGAAGGAGTACCTGAAGCACATCATGGACGTGCACAAGGAGAAGGGTTACGGCTGCAGCATCTGCAACCGGCGCTTCGCCTTGAAGGCCACGTACCACGCGCACATGGTCATCCACAGGGAGAACCTGCCCGACCCCAACGTGCAGAA ATACATCCATCCATGTGAAATTTGTGGCAGGATTTTTAACAGTATAGGAAATCTGGAAAGACATAAGCTTATACATACAG gtGTAAAAAGTCATGCTTGTGAGCAATGTGGCAAATCATTTGctagaaaagacatgttaaaaGAACATATGCGAGTCCATGATAATATCCGAGAATACTTGTGTGCAGAGTGTGGCAAAG GAATGAAGACAAAACATGCTCTTCGTCACCACATGAAGCTTCACAAGGGGATTAAGGAATACGAGTGCAAGGAATGTCACCGAAAATTTGCACAGAAAGTCAACATGCTGAAACATTACAAGAGACACACAG GAATCAAAGATTTCATGTGTGAGCTCTGTGGCAAGACGTTCAGCGAGAGAAACACAATGGAGACTCACAAGTTGATTCATACAG TAGGAAAACAGTGGACGTGTTCAGTGTGTGATAAGAAGTATGTCACTGATTACATGCTGCAGAAGCACATCCAGCTCACCCATGACAAGGTGGAAGCCCAGAGCTGTCAGCTGTGTGGGACAAAAGTTTCTACCAGAGCATCCATGAGTCGACACATGAGGCGTAAACACCCAGAG ATTCTTTCAGTGAGGATTGATGATTTAGAGCCGCTGCCAGAGACAACCACCATTGATGCCTCTtcaattgggattgttcag CCGGAATTAGCCTTGGAACAGGGTGAACTACCAGAAGGGAAGCAGCACATAAAAACTCCTAAACGTGGCCAGAAACGAAAACAAAAGtcaggtgaggaggaggaagctcaAGTGCCTGAGGACCCTGCCTTCAGTGAATACACAGAGAAGGAAGGTGAATTCACAGGGAATGTTGGAGATGAGACTAATTCAGCTGTACAGAGCATCCAACAg GTGGTGGTGACCCTCAATGACCCCAGCGTCACAGCCCCCTCCAGCTCCGTGGGACTCACCAACATCACCGTCACCCCCATCACCACGGCAGCTGGCACCCAGTTCACCAACCTGCAgcccgtggccgtgggccagcTGGGCACCCCGGAGCgccagctgcagctggacaaCTCCATCCTGACCGTCACCTTCGACACGGTCAGCGGCTCGGCCGTGCTGCACAACCGCCAGAGCGACATCCAGCTCCCGCCGCAGCCCGAGGCGCCCAACCCCCAGTCCGTGGCCCATTTCATAAACCTGACCACCCTGGTGAACTCCATTGCTCCCCTGGGGAACCAGATGTCAGAACAGCACCCCCTGAGCTGGAGGTCAGTGCCTCAGACTGATGTCCTGCAGCCCCCGGCGCCGGCCACGCCGCAGCAGCCGGGCCAGCAGCCCGTTcagacagagcagcagcagcagcagatgtaCAGCTACTAA